The following are encoded in a window of Thermodesulfobacterium geofontis OPF15 genomic DNA:
- the infC gene encoding translation initiation factor IF-3: MQKDLKKKYRVNEQIKAKEVRLIDPNGKQIGIVPLSEALRYAEDYGLDLVEIAPTANPPVCKIMDFGEFLYQEAKKAKEAKKKQKQIEIKEIKLSPKTDKHDLEVKIRHILRFLEDENKVRIRIVFKGREIAHPEMADRVLQAILEAVKDKAQIESPPKIEGKQMITVIAPILKK; encoded by the coding sequence ATGCAGAAGGATTTAAAGAAAAAGTATAGAGTTAATGAACAAATTAAAGCAAAAGAGGTGAGGTTGATTGATCCTAATGGAAAACAGATAGGGATTGTTCCTCTTTCTGAAGCATTAAGATATGCAGAAGACTATGGGCTTGATCTTGTTGAGATTGCGCCAACTGCTAATCCTCCGGTATGTAAAATTATGGATTTTGGAGAATTTTTATATCAAGAAGCAAAAAAGGCAAAGGAAGCTAAGAAAAAGCAAAAACAAATAGAGATAAAAGAAATAAAACTGAGTCCAAAAACAGACAAACATGATCTCGAGGTGAAAATAAGACATATTCTTAGATTTCTTGAAGATGAAAACAAAGTTAGAATAAGAATTGTTTTTAAGGGAAGAGAAATTGCTCATCCTGAGATGGCAGATAGAGTTTTACAAGCTATCCTTGAAGCAGTTAAAGATAAAGCTCAGATTGAAAGCCCACCAAAAATAGAAGGAAAACAGATGATAACAGTTATTGCTCCTATATTGAAAAAATAA